In the genome of Amaranthus tricolor cultivar Red isolate AtriRed21 chromosome 15, ASM2621246v1, whole genome shotgun sequence, one region contains:
- the LOC130801057 gene encoding uncharacterized protein LOC130801057, with translation MQVASQPTVVYCSPGSMSSFLNLRRTQKNATSQPATDGNENEGNENASVNEVHGNAVNEVHGNEANEVLEVEPQGKNTTAENSTPKKTGRGPTLLTHVHKRTMNERPLIILNCYGQPIGPTKKHMSEYSLFLGTLARNSEYLPLNYCDWPSVPQNAKDEVWDYVQRKYLVSSEGKDWALETIGCQWKGWKCRSKALYYYPYATYEERWKNRPNTIPESQFKQLLHYWDDEGTQVSVEE, from the exons ATGCAAGTAGCAAGTCAGCCAACAGTTGTGTATTGTTCTCCAGGATCCATGTCTTCTTTTCTCAATCTCCGTAGAACACAAAAGAATGCAACAAGTCAGCCAGCAACTGATGGCAATGAGAATGAAGGCAATGAGAATGCATCTGTAAACGAAGTCCATGGAAATGCTGTAAATGAAGTCCATGGAAATGAAGCCAACGAAGTCCTTGAAGTAGAACCTCAAGGAAAAAACACAACTGCTGAAAACTCTA CTCCAAAGAAGACGGGCCGAGGTCCCACACTTTTGACTCATGTTCATAAACGAACAATGAATGAGCGACCTCTGATCATCCTAAATTGTTATGGGCAACCAATCGGTCCTACAAAAAAACATATGAGTGAATATAGTCTCTTCTTAGGGACGTTGGCTAGGAACTCGGAGTATTTACCGCTCAACTATTGCGATTGGCCAAGTGTACCACAGAATGCAAAGGATGAGGTCTGGGATTATGTGCAA AGGAAGTACTTGGTTTCATCTGAAGGAAAGGATTGGGCATTAGAAACTATTGGTTGTCAGTGGAAAGGTTGGAAGTGTAGGAGTAAGGCATTATACTACTATCCATATGCAACTTACGAAGAAAGGTGGAAGAATCGTCCAAATACAATTCCTGAAAGCCAATTTAAACAACTCTTGCACTATTGGGATGATGAGGGAACTCAAGTAAGTGTCGAAGAGTAA
- the LOC130800698 gene encoding glycerol-3-phosphate dehydrogenase [NAD(+)] 2, chloroplastic, whose protein sequence is MAAASSELKCLFPIFTLNTQPHHFPYTLKFHNENFQSKTQSLRISLLPSKILQWNTVCLAAEIVDIPPPSDDSEENPEKVVAITAAEERKDRRRAVRIAWEKLVRWSRSWRSKSRPDVLQRTQKVVVLGGGSFGTAMAAHVANRKAEMEVSMLVRDPQVCQSINEIHYNCKYFPYHKLPENLIATTDAKFALQGADFCLHAVPVQFTASFLESIVDYVDPGLPFISLSKGLELNTLRMMSQIIPQALKNPRQPFVALSGPSFAKELMTKLPTAMVVASRDKKLANEVQQLLASERLRINTSSDVTGVEIAGALKNVLAIAAGIVEGMNLGNNSMAALVAQGCSEIRWLAKKMGAKSATLTGLSGTGDIMLTCFVNLSRNRTVGVRLGSGEKLEDILNSMNQVAEGVATAGAVIALAQKYNVKMPVLTAVARIIDNELTPQAAVLELMSLPQVEEV, encoded by the exons ATGGCTGCCGCATCATCTGAACTCAAATGCCTGTTTCCAATCTTCACTCTAAACACTCAACCTCATCATTTCCCTTACACTCTCAAATTCCATAATGAAAATTTCCAGTCAAAAACCCAGTCTTTAAGGATTTCACTTCTTCCTTCTAAAATCCTACAATGGAATACTGTTTGCTTAGCTGCAGAAATTGTGGATATTCCTCCTCCTTCTGATGATTCCGAAGAAAATCCAGAAAAGGTTGTTGCTATTACTGCTGCTGAAGAAAGGAAAGATAGAAGAAGGGCTGTTAGAATTGCTTGGGAGAAACTTGTTAGGTGGTCACGTTCTTGGCGTTCTAAGTCTAGGCCTGATGTTCTTCAACGCACTCAAAAG GTAGTGGTACTTGGAGGTGGCTCATTTGGTACTGCTATGGCAGCCCATGTCGCAAATAGAAAAGCAGAAATGGAAGTCAGTATGCTCGTACGTGATCCTCAAGTTTGTCAATCTATTAATGAAATCCATTACAATTG CAAATATTTTCCATATCACAAGCTACCAGAAAATCTTATTGCCACAACAGATGCTAAGTTTGCTCTGCAAGGTGCCGATTTCTGCCTTCATGCTGTGCCAGTGCAG TTTACCGCTTCTTTTCTTGAAAGCATTGTGGATTATGTTGATCCTGGCTTACCATTCATTTCACTTAGCAAAGGTTTGGAGCTTAATACACTACGGATGATGTCTCAAATTATTCCACAGGCACTGAAAAATCCTCGCCAGCCGTTTGTTGCCTTATCAGGCCCTTCATTTGCCAAAGAATTGATGACCAAATTGCCAACAG CTATGGTAGTTGCTTCAAGGGACAAAAAATTGGCAAATGAAGTTCAACAGCTTCTAGCTTCTGAAAGGCTAAGAATCAACACTTCAAG TGATGTTACAGGGGTTGAAATAGCTGGTGCACTGAAAAATGTTCTGGCTATTGCAGCTGGAATTGTGGAAGGAATGAATCTTGGTAATAATTCTATGGCTGCTCTTGTTGCGCAAGGCTGCTCTGAAATTCGTTGGTTGGCAAAAAAG ATGGGTGCCAAGTCTGCGACACTAACAGGGTTATCAGGGACTGGAGACATTATGCTAACGTGTTTCGTTAATCTTTCAAGAAATAGGACAGTTGGAGTTCGCCTTGGGTCAGGCGAGAAACTCGAGGATATACTGAACTCAATGAACCAG GTTGCTGAAGGTGTTGCGACAGCTGGAGCCGTCATTGCATTGGCCCAAAAATATAATGTGAAGATGCCAGTTCTGACAGCAGTAGCTAGAATAATAGACAATGAGCTAACTCCTCAAGCAGCTGTTCTTGAACTGATGAGCCTACCTCAG GTTGAGGAAGTCTGA